From the Sphingomonas mesophila genome, one window contains:
- the queC gene encoding 7-cyano-7-deazaguanine synthase QueC codes for MPDTTRKQAVVLLSGGLDSMVCAGLAREAGFDVVALTIDYNQRHRIELAAAERIAQAVGAVRHIVLPLDLSRFGGSALTGDGDVPKHGVDGTIPATYVPARNTIFLSICLGLAEATGARDLYIGVNALDYSGYPDCRPEFVAAFENLANIATRAGVEGEPFTLHTPLLAMSKADIAREADRLGLDAGMSWSCYDPGADGRPCGQCDSCRLRARGFAEAGLVDPAAA; via the coding sequence ATGCCCGATACGACGCGCAAGCAAGCGGTGGTGTTGCTCTCCGGCGGCCTCGATTCGATGGTCTGCGCCGGCCTTGCGCGCGAGGCCGGGTTCGACGTCGTCGCGCTTACCATCGACTATAACCAGCGCCACCGGATCGAGCTGGCGGCGGCGGAGCGGATCGCGCAGGCGGTGGGCGCGGTGCGGCACATCGTCCTGCCGCTCGACCTCAGCCGGTTCGGCGGATCGGCGCTGACCGGCGACGGAGACGTTCCCAAGCACGGCGTCGACGGGACCATTCCGGCGACCTACGTCCCGGCACGCAACACCATTTTCTTGTCGATCTGCCTCGGCCTGGCCGAAGCGACCGGCGCGCGCGACCTCTATATCGGGGTGAATGCGCTCGACTATTCGGGCTATCCCGACTGCCGGCCGGAGTTCGTCGCGGCGTTCGAGAATCTCGCCAACATCGCCACCCGCGCCGGGGTCGAAGGCGAGCCGTTCACGCTCCACACGCCGCTGCTGGCGATGAGCAAGGCCGACATCGCGCGCGAGGCGGACCGGCTCGGACTCGACGCCGGGATGAGCTGGTCGTGCTACGACCCCGGTGCCGACGGGCGGCCGTGCGGCCAGTGCGATTCGTGCCGCTTACGCGCGCGGGGCTTCGCCGAGGCCGGCCTGGTCGATCCGGCGGCGGCATGA
- a CDS encoding DUF3617 domain-containing protein has product MKIPAFVAVPVALLSLGAALPPSLQGSGLWEVGTKASGAGAGRHCLADTALLTQWEHRGAQCTRVVLSGNRDRSEVQYTCPAGGFGTSRVQLLTPRSVRIETQGISGGLPFGYTIYARRLGPCGPVKR; this is encoded by the coding sequence GTGAAGATTCCCGCTTTTGTCGCCGTCCCGGTTGCCCTCCTGTCACTGGGCGCGGCGCTTCCGCCGTCGTTGCAAGGCAGCGGCCTGTGGGAAGTCGGGACCAAGGCGAGCGGCGCCGGGGCCGGCCGCCATTGCCTCGCCGACACCGCGCTCCTCACCCAATGGGAGCATCGCGGCGCGCAATGCACGCGGGTCGTGCTGAGCGGCAACCGCGACCGGTCCGAGGTGCAATACACCTGCCCGGCGGGCGGCTTCGGCACCAGCCGGGTGCAATTGCTGACCCCGCGCAGCGTGCGCATCGAGACCCAGGGCATCTCGGGCGGGCTGCCGTTCGGCTACACCATCTATGCCCGCCGGCTTGGCCCATGCGGGCCCGTTAAGCGATAG
- the queE gene encoding 7-carboxy-7-deazaguanine synthase: MSYAVKELFLTLQGEGVQAGSRAVFLRFAGCNLWSGREVDRAAAQCTFCDTDFVGTDGPGGGKFSDSDALAAAVEAAWGAGRDERLVVVTGGEPMLQLDPALIDSLHARGFRVAAESNGTLPAVAGLDWLCVSPKAGTEVVQRAGDELKLVWPQPGIDPAELERWDFAHFLVQPMDCANRAGAMAAAVALAMERPRWRLTLQAHKIAGLA; the protein is encoded by the coding sequence ATGAGCTACGCGGTCAAGGAGCTGTTCCTGACGCTTCAGGGCGAGGGCGTGCAGGCGGGGTCGCGGGCGGTGTTCCTGCGCTTCGCCGGCTGCAATCTGTGGAGCGGGCGCGAGGTCGACCGGGCCGCGGCGCAATGCACCTTCTGCGACACCGATTTCGTCGGCACCGACGGGCCGGGCGGGGGCAAGTTCAGCGATTCCGACGCGCTTGCGGCCGCGGTCGAAGCGGCGTGGGGCGCGGGACGCGACGAGCGGCTGGTGGTGGTCACCGGCGGCGAGCCGATGCTGCAGCTCGACCCGGCGCTGATCGATTCGCTGCACGCGCGCGGCTTCCGGGTGGCGGCGGAGAGCAACGGCACGCTCCCCGCCGTGGCCGGGCTCGACTGGCTATGCGTCAGCCCCAAGGCGGGGACCGAAGTGGTCCAGCGTGCGGGCGACGAGTTGAAGCTGGTGTGGCCGCAGCCGGGGATCGACCCGGCCGAGCTCGAACGCTGGGATTTCGCCCACTTCCTGGTCCAGCCGATGGATTGCGCCAATCGCGCCGGGGCGATGGCGGCGGCGGTGGCGCTGGCGATGGAACGGCCGCGCTGGCGGCTGACGCTCCAGGCGCACAAGATCGCCGGGCTCGCCTAG
- a CDS encoding Hsp33 family molecular chaperone HslO, producing the protein MSAGADQALGFTIPGRHARGRLVRVGATLDTILANHDYPPPIAQLLAEALALTGLLGTLLKDPSGQLTLQAQTEKGIVDLLVCDYLAGALRGYVRHDPDRLAEAGPDPNLFSLFGKGYLAITFDQPVTAERYQGIVPLEGEGLGEAAQSYFAQSEQIPSLVRLAAKCGEDGRWVAGGLMLQHLPEGEEGRERLHTRLDHPEWPHLAILGGSVKDSELLDPELPLDQLVWRLFHDEEEVRVLEPVPLSRGCRCDPDYVRSVIARFPAEEQAAMVGEDGLIRVDCAFCATDFPIDPAELQ; encoded by the coding sequence GTGAGCGCCGGGGCCGACCAGGCGCTCGGCTTCACCATCCCCGGGCGGCACGCGCGCGGGCGGCTGGTGCGCGTCGGGGCAACGCTCGACACGATCCTCGCCAACCACGACTATCCGCCGCCGATCGCGCAATTGCTGGCCGAGGCGCTGGCGCTAACAGGCTTGCTCGGCACCTTGCTCAAGGACCCGAGCGGCCAGCTGACGCTCCAGGCGCAGACCGAGAAGGGCATCGTCGACCTCCTGGTGTGCGACTATCTCGCCGGAGCGCTGCGCGGCTATGTCCGCCACGACCCCGACCGGCTGGCGGAGGCGGGACCCGACCCCAACCTCTTCTCGCTATTCGGCAAGGGCTATCTGGCGATCACCTTCGACCAGCCAGTGACCGCCGAGCGCTACCAGGGCATCGTGCCGCTGGAAGGCGAGGGGCTGGGCGAGGCGGCGCAAAGCTATTTCGCGCAATCCGAGCAGATCCCATCGCTGGTCCGGCTGGCGGCCAAGTGCGGCGAGGACGGGCGCTGGGTCGCGGGCGGACTGATGCTGCAGCATCTGCCCGAGGGCGAGGAGGGGCGCGAACGGCTCCACACAAGGCTCGACCACCCCGAATGGCCGCACCTCGCGATCCTCGGCGGTTCGGTCAAGGACAGCGAGCTGCTCGACCCCGAGCTGCCGCTCGACCAATTGGTGTGGCGGCTGTTCCACGACGAGGAGGAGGTGCGGGTGCTGGAACCGGTGCCGCTGTCGCGCGGCTGCCGCTGCGACCCCGACTATGTGCGATCGGTCATTGCCCGCTTCCCGGCGGAAGAGCAGGCGGCGATGGTCGGCGAGGACGGGCTGATCCGCGTCGACTGCGCGTTCTGCGCGACCGACTTCCCGATCGACCCGGCGGAATTGCAATAG
- a CDS encoding aspartate aminotransferase family protein: MAITPLMPVYPRCEVRPVRGEGIWLYGENGEKYLDFASGIAVNLLGHGHPHLTKAIQQQAETLIHVSNLYGSPQGEALAQRIVDLTFADTVFFTNSGAEAVECAIKTARRYHHAGGNPHKNELITFKNAFHGRTMATISATDQEKLRDGFAPLLEGFKVVEFDNLDAALGAIDGRSSGFLIEPIQGEGGIRPASREFLHGLRKACDEQDLMLVFDEVQCGVARTGHLYAYEYYGIAPDILATAKGIGGGFPLGACLATEKAARGMVIGTHGSTYGGNPLAMAAGQAVLDVVANDEFLAEVRAKGERLRSALEQMIPNHSHLFDSVRGVGLMLGLKLKSDSRAFVNWLRSEGILLVAAGENVVRILPPLTIDEADIRTFVDGLSAAADKYRLPDAA; this comes from the coding sequence ATGGCCATTACGCCGCTCATGCCCGTCTATCCGCGCTGCGAGGTCCGGCCGGTCCGCGGAGAGGGCATCTGGCTGTACGGCGAGAATGGCGAGAAATATCTCGACTTCGCGAGCGGCATCGCGGTCAATCTGCTGGGACATGGCCATCCGCACCTGACGAAGGCGATCCAGCAACAGGCGGAAACACTGATCCATGTCTCCAACCTTTACGGCTCGCCGCAGGGCGAGGCGCTGGCGCAGCGGATCGTCGATCTGACCTTTGCCGATACGGTGTTCTTCACCAACTCCGGGGCCGAGGCGGTGGAGTGCGCGATCAAGACCGCGCGGCGCTATCACCATGCCGGCGGCAACCCGCACAAGAACGAGCTGATCACTTTCAAGAATGCCTTCCACGGCCGAACCATGGCGACGATCAGCGCGACCGATCAGGAGAAGCTGCGCGACGGATTTGCGCCGCTGCTCGAGGGGTTCAAGGTGGTCGAGTTCGACAATCTCGACGCCGCCTTGGGAGCGATCGATGGACGGAGCAGTGGTTTCCTAATCGAGCCGATCCAGGGGGAGGGGGGCATCCGGCCGGCGAGCCGCGAATTCCTACACGGGCTGCGCAAAGCGTGCGACGAGCAGGATCTGATGCTCGTTTTCGACGAGGTTCAGTGCGGCGTTGCGCGCACCGGGCACCTTTATGCGTATGAATATTACGGAATCGCGCCCGATATCCTCGCCACGGCGAAGGGCATCGGCGGCGGCTTCCCGCTGGGCGCGTGCCTGGCGACCGAGAAAGCGGCGCGCGGGATGGTGATCGGCACCCACGGCTCGACCTATGGCGGCAACCCGCTGGCGATGGCCGCCGGCCAGGCGGTGCTCGACGTCGTCGCCAACGACGAATTCCTCGCCGAGGTGCGCGCCAAGGGCGAGCGGCTGCGCTCGGCGCTCGAGCAGATGATCCCCAATCACAGCCATTTGTTCGACAGCGTGCGCGGGGTCGGGCTGATGCTGGGCCTGAAGCTCAAGAGCGACAGCCGCGCCTTCGTCAACTGGCTGCGCAGCGAGGGCATCCTGCTGGTCGCGGCGGGCGAGAACGTGGTCCGGATCCTGCCGCCACTGACGATCGACGAGGCCGACATTAGGACGTTCGTCGACGGCCTGTCCGCGGCGGCCGACAAGTACCGGTTGCCGGACGCGGCGTGA
- a CDS encoding RNA polymerase sigma factor, with protein sequence MPPGNEEDFALAQRSAAGDTTAFALLVEKHERPLRAFLERLAGADGDDLAQQAFLKAWRSAGQYDGRARFSTWLTRIAWRCRLDQLRRRQPEPVEPPVAVDHHRPLEVADLLARLGERERAALILCEGHGWTHGEAATLLAIPLGTLKSTIARAKRQCRQVWEASDD encoded by the coding sequence GTGCCGCCGGGGAATGAGGAAGATTTCGCCCTGGCGCAGCGCTCGGCAGCCGGCGACACGACCGCGTTCGCATTGCTGGTCGAGAAGCACGAGCGGCCGCTGCGCGCGTTCCTCGAGCGGTTGGCGGGCGCTGACGGCGACGACCTCGCTCAGCAGGCGTTCCTCAAGGCGTGGCGTTCGGCCGGGCAATATGACGGCCGGGCACGCTTCTCGACATGGCTCACGCGGATCGCCTGGCGCTGCCGGCTCGATCAGTTGCGCCGGCGTCAACCGGAGCCGGTCGAACCGCCAGTCGCGGTCGACCACCATCGCCCCCTCGAGGTCGCCGATTTGCTCGCCCGTCTCGGCGAGCGCGAGCGGGCAGCGCTGATCCTCTGTGAAGGCCATGGCTGGACTCATGGCGAGGCCGCGACACTGCTGGCAATTCCGCTTGGGACGCTCAAATCGACAATTGCGCGCGCCAAACGACAGTGCCGGCAAGTATGGGAAGCAAGCGATGACTGA